Proteins from a genomic interval of Streptomyces sp. NBC_00820:
- a CDS encoding bifunctional glycosyltransferase 87/phosphatase PAP2 family protein, which translates to MANVEHSGRPADAHSTTAAGARLRAARLGLWAVAAVLAARQTAAVLTTPGGERLTDLETWAGPQGVLHAGGSLYDSARFTGTPFAGLVLRPLTTAARDALGRGWTFGTLLLVVALGLIAVRALPEPAGRRVSPPAAPADRRISPLAAPAAISLLMLSLPVRNALWLGQASVIPVLLVLLGCFAVRGERAGGLCVGAAAALQPALLLFAPLLWLTGRRRAALSTTATFAACTALAWSAMPRDSAVYWVHHMAGAGLGGRADALGNQSLHGALLRTGLTGPPEIALFLLLGVAVVVLGLRRAVRYARDGQLLLAVAITGCAAIAVSPNAWQHQLLWVLLAAVGRVGCRAADRPVWPVTVVVVMTLPAGMVLPGAAALDPLRENLTLLTALAAATAVPFLSRTCAHYRAPVPTEYAAPGAGRFRRVPLVPFPRVPFLRRVLTRPNLLLELLLIRVTYAAYSSVRTAAQGDRATAEAHGRQIHSVERALHIGIEHAVNHTVVGLPRLEHFLTFYYETFHFVLPPLILAVLYARRPVDYRWARGALGFATLLGLLGFWLYPLAPPRLMPGLGFVDTVHGVQDFSKPDYGVMTAVTNQYAAMPSLHFGWALWCGVVIAVVAPKWWTKSLGLLHPLCTVAAIVATANHWVLDAVGGAAVVGLGFALTFLLSGPRAAPRAVALTGHLPDARTPRPERARLPG; encoded by the coding sequence GTGGCGAACGTGGAGCACAGCGGGCGACCGGCGGACGCTCACAGCACGACCGCGGCCGGAGCGCGCCTGCGCGCCGCCCGGCTCGGACTCTGGGCGGTGGCGGCGGTCCTCGCGGCACGGCAGACGGCCGCCGTCCTCACCACCCCGGGCGGCGAACGCCTCACCGACCTGGAGACCTGGGCCGGCCCCCAAGGCGTCCTGCACGCCGGCGGCTCGCTGTACGACTCGGCACGGTTCACCGGCACCCCCTTCGCCGGCCTGGTCCTCAGGCCGCTCACCACGGCGGCGCGGGACGCCCTCGGCCGGGGCTGGACCTTCGGCACCCTGCTCCTCGTCGTCGCCCTCGGCCTGATCGCCGTCCGCGCACTGCCCGAGCCGGCCGGCCGCCGCGTCTCGCCGCCGGCCGCGCCGGCCGACCGTCGTATCTCGCCGCTCGCCGCGCCGGCCGCCATCAGCCTGCTCATGCTCTCCCTGCCGGTCCGCAACGCGCTGTGGCTCGGCCAGGCCAGCGTCATCCCGGTGCTGCTGGTCCTGCTCGGCTGCTTCGCCGTACGCGGGGAACGCGCCGGGGGACTGTGCGTGGGTGCCGCCGCGGCCCTCCAGCCGGCCCTGCTGCTCTTCGCGCCCCTGCTGTGGCTCACCGGCCGACGCAGGGCCGCCCTGTCCACCACGGCCACCTTCGCCGCCTGCACCGCGCTCGCCTGGTCCGCGATGCCACGCGACTCAGCCGTCTACTGGGTGCACCACATGGCGGGCGCCGGCCTCGGCGGCAGGGCCGACGCCCTCGGCAACCAGTCCCTGCACGGCGCCCTGCTGCGCACCGGACTCACCGGGCCGCCGGAGATCGCCCTGTTCCTGCTGCTGGGCGTGGCCGTCGTCGTCCTGGGCCTGCGGCGGGCCGTGCGCTACGCCCGCGACGGACAGCTGCTGCTCGCCGTCGCGATCACCGGCTGCGCCGCGATCGCCGTGTCGCCCAACGCCTGGCAGCACCAGCTGCTGTGGGTGCTGCTCGCGGCGGTCGGCCGGGTGGGCTGCCGCGCCGCCGACCGGCCGGTCTGGCCCGTCACCGTGGTCGTCGTGATGACGCTGCCGGCCGGGATGGTGCTGCCCGGCGCGGCGGCGCTGGACCCGCTGCGCGAGAACCTCACCCTGCTGACCGCGCTCGCCGCCGCCACCGCGGTGCCGTTCCTGTCCCGCACCTGCGCCCACTACCGGGCACCGGTCCCCACCGAGTACGCCGCCCCCGGCGCGGGCCGCTTCCGGCGCGTCCCGCTCGTCCCGTTCCCGCGCGTCCCGTTCCTGCGCCGGGTGCTCACCCGCCCGAACCTGCTGCTGGAACTGCTGCTGATCCGAGTCACCTACGCCGCCTACTCCTCGGTGCGCACCGCCGCCCAGGGCGATCGCGCCACCGCCGAGGCGCACGGCCGGCAGATCCACTCCGTCGAACGGGCCCTGCACATCGGAATCGAGCACGCCGTGAACCACACGGTGGTCGGGCTGCCGCGACTGGAGCACTTCCTCACCTTTTATTACGAGACGTTCCACTTCGTGCTGCCGCCGCTCATCCTCGCGGTGCTCTACGCCCGGCGTCCGGTCGACTACCGGTGGGCCCGCGGCGCACTCGGCTTCGCCACGCTGCTCGGACTCCTCGGCTTCTGGCTCTACCCGCTCGCCCCGCCCCGCCTGATGCCGGGCCTCGGCTTCGTCGACACCGTGCACGGCGTCCAGGACTTCTCCAAGCCGGACTACGGCGTCATGACCGCGGTCACCAACCAGTACGCCGCGATGCCCTCCCTGCACTTCGGCTGGGCGCTGTGGTGCGGCGTCGTGATCGCCGTCGTCGCCCCGAAGTGGTGGACGAAGTCCCTGGGCCTGCTGCACCCGCTGTGCACCGTGGCCGCGATCGTGGCCACCGCCAACCACTGGGTACTGGACGCGGTGGGCGGCGCGGCCGTGGTCGGCCTGGGCTTCGCGCTCACCTTCCTGCTGTCCGGCCCGCGCGCGGCACCGCGCGCCGTGGCCCTCACCGGACACCTGCCCGATGCCCGTACCCCGCGGCCGGAACGCGCGCGCCT
- the proP gene encoding glycine betaine/L-proline transporter ProP, which translates to MATATVPTAPLKTRRADQTRTDVTVTDPALVKRAVKAAALGNAMEWFDFGVYSYIAVTLGKVFFPSGNPTAQLLSTFGAFAAAFLVRPLGGMVFGPLGDRVGRQKVLAVTMIMMAVGTFAIGLIPSYATIGVGAPLLLLAARLVQGFSTGGEYAGASTFIAEYAPDKKRGFFGSWLEFGTLAGYIGGAGLVTLMTALLSTDDLLSWGWRIPFLIAGPMGIIGLYLRMRLEETPAFAAEVEKAEAERPKVPLREMVAGQWKALLLCMGLVLVFNVTDYMLLSYMPSYLTSELKYDETHGLLVVLGVMALMMIVQPFAGALTDRVGRRPVIAAGCAGFLLLSIPAVLLIRQGSLLAVALGMGALGLLLVCFTAAMPAALPALFPTRVRYGSLSIGFNVSVSLFGGTTPLVVTALIGMTGNMMMPAYYMMAAAVIGGFAVWRMSESAGRPLPGSAPAVERA; encoded by the coding sequence TTGGCGACCGCCACCGTCCCCACCGCCCCTCTGAAGACCCGCCGGGCCGACCAGACCCGCACCGACGTCACCGTCACCGACCCCGCTCTGGTCAAGCGCGCCGTGAAGGCGGCCGCGCTGGGCAACGCCATGGAGTGGTTCGACTTCGGCGTCTACAGCTACATCGCGGTCACCCTGGGCAAGGTCTTCTTCCCCTCGGGCAACCCGACCGCGCAGCTGCTCTCCACGTTCGGCGCCTTCGCCGCCGCCTTCCTGGTCCGTCCGCTCGGCGGCATGGTCTTCGGCCCGCTGGGTGACCGCGTGGGCCGCCAGAAGGTCCTCGCCGTCACCATGATCATGATGGCGGTGGGTACGTTCGCGATCGGTCTGATCCCGTCGTACGCCACCATCGGCGTCGGCGCGCCGCTGCTCCTGCTGGCCGCCCGCCTGGTGCAGGGCTTCTCCACCGGCGGCGAGTACGCGGGTGCCTCGACGTTCATCGCCGAGTACGCCCCGGACAAGAAGCGCGGCTTCTTCGGCAGCTGGCTGGAGTTCGGCACGCTGGCCGGCTACATCGGCGGCGCGGGCCTGGTCACGCTCATGACCGCCCTGCTCTCCACCGACGACCTGCTCTCCTGGGGCTGGCGGATCCCGTTCCTGATCGCGGGCCCGATGGGCATCATCGGCCTCTACCTGCGGATGCGCCTGGAGGAGACCCCGGCGTTCGCCGCCGAGGTCGAGAAGGCGGAGGCCGAGCGGCCCAAGGTCCCGCTGCGCGAGATGGTCGCGGGCCAGTGGAAGGCCCTGCTGCTGTGCATGGGTCTGGTGCTGGTCTTCAACGTCACCGACTACATGCTGCTGTCGTACATGCCGAGCTACCTCACCAGTGAGCTGAAGTACGACGAGACGCACGGCCTGCTGGTCGTGCTCGGCGTGATGGCCCTGATGATGATCGTCCAGCCGTTCGCGGGCGCCCTGACCGACCGGGTCGGCCGTCGTCCCGTGATCGCCGCGGGCTGCGCGGGCTTCCTGCTGCTGTCGATCCCGGCCGTGCTGCTGATCCGCCAGGGCAGCCTGCTCGCCGTCGCGCTCGGCATGGGCGCGCTGGGTCTGCTGCTGGTCTGCTTCACGGCGGCCATGCCGGCCGCGCTGCCCGCCCTCTTCCCCACCCGGGTGCGCTACGGCTCGCTGTCCATCGGCTTCAACGTGTCCGTGTCCCTGTTCGGCGGGACGACTCCGCTCGTCGTCACCGCGCTGATCGGTATGACCGGGAACATGATGATGCCCGCGTACTACATGATGGCCGCGGCTGTCATCGGCGGGTTCGCCGTGTGGCGGATGTCCGAGTCCGCGGGGCGGCCGCTGCCGGGTTCGGCGCCGGCCGTGGAGCGCGCCTAG
- a CDS encoding O-methyltransferase — MSGSQLWDDVDFYFSSHLTPDDEALQAALRESEAAGLPHIAVSAPQGKFLQLLAEIQGARTILEIGTLGGYSTIWLARALPDDGRLVSLEYNARHAEVATRNIARAGLDRIVDVRVGPALESLPKLADENPAPFDLVFIDADKANNAHYVEWALKLTRAGSLIVVDNVVRGGRVVDSESTEPDVVGTRAAIEMISAHPRLSGTAVQTVGSKGYDGFALARVLG; from the coding sequence ATGAGCGGGTCGCAGCTCTGGGACGACGTCGACTTCTACTTCAGCAGCCACCTCACGCCGGACGACGAGGCGCTCCAGGCGGCGCTGCGCGAGAGCGAGGCGGCCGGGCTGCCGCACATCGCCGTCTCGGCCCCCCAGGGCAAGTTCCTCCAGCTGCTCGCCGAGATCCAGGGCGCCCGCACCATCCTGGAGATCGGCACGCTGGGCGGCTACAGCACCATCTGGCTGGCCCGCGCTCTCCCGGACGACGGCAGGCTGGTCTCGCTGGAGTACAACGCCCGGCACGCCGAGGTGGCCACCCGCAACATCGCCCGCGCCGGCCTGGACCGGATCGTGGACGTGCGGGTGGGGCCGGCCCTGGAGTCGCTGCCCAAGCTCGCCGACGAGAACCCGGCCCCCTTCGACCTGGTCTTCATCGACGCCGACAAGGCGAACAACGCCCACTACGTGGAGTGGGCGCTCAAGCTGACCCGCGCGGGCAGCCTGATCGTCGTGGACAACGTGGTGCGCGGCGGCCGCGTCGTCGACTCCGAGAGCACCGAACCGGACGTCGTCGGCACCCGCGCCGCCATCGAGATGATCTCCGCCCACCCCCGCCTGAGCGGCACGGCGGTCCAGACCGTGGGCAGCAAGGGCTACGACGGCTTCGCCCTGGCCCGAGTCCTGGGCTGA
- a CDS encoding J-domain-containing protein, whose translation MTERKPPGVPFESWVDKQIRDAQGRGDFDRLPGTGEPLPTGLESSYDELWWIKRKMAREGLAVLPPALALRKEAEDALEAAYAAPSERSVRQIVTTVNAKIRDMMFKPPPGPPLGKKPYDVEEVVREWRRRRETGPGGTP comes from the coding sequence ATGACCGAACGCAAGCCACCGGGTGTTCCGTTCGAGTCCTGGGTCGACAAGCAGATCCGTGACGCGCAGGGCCGCGGCGACTTCGACCGGCTGCCGGGCACGGGCGAGCCGCTGCCCACCGGACTGGAGTCGTCGTACGACGAACTGTGGTGGATCAAAAGGAAGATGGCCCGCGAGGGGCTGGCCGTGCTGCCGCCGGCGCTGGCGCTGCGCAAGGAGGCCGAGGACGCGCTCGAGGCGGCCTACGCGGCGCCCTCGGAGCGGAGCGTCCGGCAGATCGTCACCACCGTCAACGCGAAGATCCGCGACATGATGTTCAAGCCGCCGCCCGGCCCGCCGCTGGGCAAGAAGCCGTACGACGTCGAGGAGGTCGTGCGCGAGTGGCGGCGACGCCGGGAGACCGGCCCGGGCGGCACCCCCTGA
- a CDS encoding GNAT family N-acetyltransferase yields the protein MTGMTTWTITPEPYDSPAAAALWRAYYTEVSDRWYLLHQGHRTDPDELEREIAACTGSELSPPDGQLLVARYGGEPAGSAGVRLIAPDTAELTRVFVPERMRGRGGAALLVAAAEEAARALGARLLILDTRDDLVEARALYARLGFTETAPHNNSQYAEHWFRKDLSPAPEAVSRPS from the coding sequence ATGACCGGCATGACGACGTGGACGATCACCCCGGAACCGTACGACTCCCCGGCCGCCGCCGCGCTGTGGCGGGCGTACTACACCGAGGTCAGCGACCGCTGGTATCTGCTGCACCAAGGGCACCGCACCGACCCGGACGAACTGGAGCGGGAGATCGCGGCCTGCACCGGATCCGAACTCTCCCCGCCCGACGGGCAGTTGCTGGTCGCCCGGTACGGCGGTGAGCCGGCCGGCTCGGCGGGCGTACGCCTGATCGCCCCGGACACGGCGGAGTTGACCCGGGTGTTCGTGCCGGAGCGGATGCGCGGGCGGGGCGGTGCCGCGCTGCTGGTGGCCGCCGCCGAGGAGGCCGCCCGCGCGCTGGGGGCCCGGCTGCTGATCCTCGACACGCGCGACGACCTGGTGGAGGCCCGCGCCCTGTACGCCCGTCTCGGCTTCACGGAGACCGCACCGCACAACAACAGCCAGTACGCCGAACACTGGTTCCGCAAGGACCTGTCGCCGGCGCCCGAGGCCGTCAGCCGGCCTTCGTGA
- a CDS encoding MDR family MFS transporter: protein MTLDTHGTAKDMKAAEHVSGSVLVPIGALLLGLLLAALDQTIVATALPTIVSDLGGLEHLSWVVTAYLLASTAATPLWGKLGDQYGRKRLFQVAIVIFLIGSALCGIAGSMPELIGFRALQGLGGGGLIVLSMAIVGDLVPPRERGRYQGLFGAVFGATSVLGPLLGGLLTEHLSWRWVFYVNLPIGIVALAVIAAALHLPHRASRHVIDYLGTFLIAAVATCLVLVASLGGTTWAWDSAEIIGLVVLGVVLVCAFVAVERQAAEPVLPLKLFRVRTFTLSAVISFIVGFAMFGAMTYLPTFLQVVHGISPTMSGVHMLPMVFGLLLSSTVSGQIVSRTGRWKVFPVLGTAVTTIGLLLLHRLDEHSSTAETSIYFFVFGLGLGLVLQVLVLIVQNAVSYQDLGVATSGVTFFRSIGASFGVAIFGTVFASSLGDKLADAFRGVRLPPGITAGTLKSDPRGIAALPPPLRPAALHAYAASITDVFLYAAPVAAFGFLLAWLLKEDRLRGSVTAPDASENIPPNPVHRSSYDEVCRALSVLGTREGRHQIYREITQRAGYDLLPAASWMLLRIRRYGSVEPAVLAERSPVPLEVVLAAARQVEERHLAEREGLDLMLTDRGREVAEHLAKARQESLAELLGDWWGPDRPTDLDRLVKELTAELCGSERERPHDTTVEPPYGAPVTKAG from the coding sequence ATGACCCTGGACACGCACGGCACGGCGAAGGACATGAAGGCTGCCGAGCACGTATCCGGCAGCGTGCTCGTGCCGATCGGAGCCCTGCTGCTCGGGCTGCTGCTGGCCGCGCTCGACCAGACCATCGTGGCGACCGCGCTGCCGACGATCGTCAGCGACCTCGGCGGGCTGGAGCACCTGTCCTGGGTGGTCACCGCCTACCTGCTGGCCTCCACCGCCGCGACCCCGCTGTGGGGCAAGCTCGGCGACCAGTACGGGCGCAAGCGGCTGTTCCAGGTCGCGATCGTCATCTTCCTCATCGGCTCCGCGCTGTGCGGGATCGCGGGCAGCATGCCGGAACTCATCGGCTTCCGGGCGTTGCAGGGGCTGGGCGGCGGCGGGCTGATCGTGCTGTCGATGGCGATCGTCGGCGACCTCGTGCCACCCCGAGAACGCGGCCGCTACCAGGGCCTGTTCGGCGCCGTGTTCGGCGCGACCAGCGTGCTCGGGCCACTGCTCGGCGGCCTGCTCACCGAGCACCTGAGCTGGCGCTGGGTGTTCTACGTCAACCTGCCCATCGGTATTGTCGCCCTCGCGGTCATCGCGGCCGCCCTGCACCTGCCGCACCGCGCCTCCCGGCACGTCATCGACTACCTCGGCACCTTCCTCATCGCGGCGGTCGCCACCTGCCTGGTGCTGGTGGCCTCGCTGGGCGGTACGACGTGGGCGTGGGACTCGGCGGAGATCATCGGGCTCGTCGTGCTGGGCGTGGTGCTCGTCTGCGCGTTCGTCGCGGTGGAGAGGCAGGCCGCCGAACCGGTCCTGCCGCTCAAGCTGTTCCGCGTCCGCACCTTCACGCTCTCCGCCGTCATCAGCTTCATCGTCGGCTTCGCCATGTTCGGCGCGATGACCTATCTGCCGACCTTCCTCCAGGTCGTGCACGGCATCTCCCCGACCATGTCCGGCGTGCACATGCTGCCGATGGTGTTCGGGCTGCTGCTGTCCTCGACCGTCTCCGGGCAGATCGTCAGCCGCACCGGCCGCTGGAAGGTGTTCCCTGTCCTGGGCACCGCCGTCACCACGATCGGCCTGCTCCTGCTGCACCGGCTCGACGAGCACAGCTCGACCGCCGAGACGAGCATCTACTTCTTCGTCTTCGGCCTGGGCCTAGGCCTGGTCCTGCAGGTCCTGGTGCTCATCGTGCAGAACGCGGTGTCGTACCAGGACCTGGGCGTCGCCACCTCGGGCGTCACCTTCTTCCGCTCCATCGGCGCGTCCTTCGGCGTCGCCATCTTCGGCACCGTCTTCGCGAGCAGCCTCGGCGACAAGCTCGCCGACGCCTTCCGGGGCGTACGGCTGCCGCCCGGCATCACGGCCGGCACCCTCAAGTCCGACCCGCGCGGCATCGCCGCCCTGCCGCCGCCCCTGCGCCCGGCCGCCCTGCACGCCTACGCGGCCTCCATCACCGACGTCTTCCTGTACGCCGCCCCGGTCGCCGCCTTCGGCTTCCTCCTGGCGTGGCTGCTGAAGGAGGACCGGCTGCGCGGCTCGGTGACCGCGCCGGACGCGTCGGAGAACATCCCGCCCAACCCGGTGCACCGCTCCTCCTACGACGAGGTGTGCCGCGCGCTGTCGGTGCTCGGCACCCGCGAGGGACGCCACCAGATCTACCGGGAGATCACCCAGCGGGCCGGGTACGACCTGCTGCCCGCCGCCAGCTGGATGCTGCTGCGCATCCGCAGATACGGCTCGGTGGAGCCGGCGGTGCTCGCCGAGCGCAGCCCCGTCCCGCTGGAGGTCGTCCTCGCCGCCGCGCGGCAGGTGGAGGAGCGGCATCTCGCCGAACGCGAGGGGCTCGACCTGATGCTCACCGACCGGGGCCGCGAGGTCGCCGAACACCTCGCGAAGGCCCGCCAGGAGTCCCTGGCCGAACTGCTCGGCGACTGGTGGGGGCCGGACCGGCCCACCGACCTGGACCGGCTGGTGAAGGAGCTGACCGCCGAACTGTGCGGCTCGGAGCGCGAACGGCCGCACGACACGACCGTCGAGCCGCCGTACGGCGCTCCGGTCACGAAGGCCGGCTGA